The proteins below come from a single Microbacterium sp. SLBN-154 genomic window:
- a CDS encoding GuaB3 family IMP dehydrogenase-related protein — protein MEMELGRAKRARRAYTFDDIAVVPSRRTRNPEDVSTAWSIDAYQFDIPVLGAPMDSVVSPRTAIMLGQLGGLGVLDLEGLWTRYDDPEPLLAEIASLPDAAATRRMQELYTEPIKPELVRDRLAEIRAGGVTVAGALTPQRTADLYETVVAAGVDLFVIRGTTVSAEHVSSVAEPLNLKKFIYDLDVPVIVGGAATYTAALHLMRTGAAGVLVGFGGGAASTTRATLGIHAPMATAVADVAGARRDYLDESGGRYVHVIADGGVGTSGDIVKALAMGADAVMLGVALARATDAPGGGFHWGPEAHHAKLPRGRRVKVDQVTTLESILYGPAPVADGTANLIGALRKSMATTGYSDLKEFQRVEVVVAPYPQ, from the coding sequence ATGGAGATGGAACTCGGCCGCGCCAAGCGCGCTCGCCGCGCCTACACGTTCGACGACATCGCCGTCGTGCCCTCGCGGCGGACGCGGAACCCCGAGGATGTCTCGACGGCGTGGTCGATCGACGCGTACCAGTTCGACATCCCCGTGCTCGGTGCCCCGATGGATTCCGTCGTCAGCCCGCGCACGGCCATCATGCTCGGCCAGCTCGGCGGTCTCGGTGTCCTCGACCTCGAGGGCCTGTGGACCCGCTACGACGACCCCGAGCCGCTCCTGGCCGAGATCGCCAGCCTCCCCGACGCCGCCGCCACCCGCCGCATGCAGGAGCTGTACACCGAGCCGATCAAGCCCGAGCTCGTGCGCGACCGGCTCGCCGAGATCCGTGCGGGCGGCGTCACCGTCGCCGGCGCCCTCACTCCCCAGCGCACGGCCGACCTCTACGAGACCGTCGTCGCAGCGGGGGTCGACCTCTTCGTCATTCGCGGCACCACCGTCTCGGCCGAGCACGTCTCGAGCGTGGCCGAGCCGCTGAACCTGAAGAAGTTCATCTACGACCTCGACGTCCCCGTCATCGTCGGCGGCGCGGCGACCTACACCGCCGCGCTCCACCTCATGCGCACCGGTGCTGCGGGGGTGCTCGTCGGCTTCGGCGGGGGAGCGGCTTCCACCACGCGGGCGACCCTCGGCATCCACGCGCCGATGGCGACCGCGGTGGCCGACGTGGCGGGCGCGCGGCGCGATTACCTCGACGAGTCGGGCGGACGCTACGTGCACGTCATCGCCGACGGCGGTGTCGGCACCTCGGGCGACATCGTCAAGGCCCTCGCGATGGGCGCCGATGCGGTCATGCTCGGTGTCGCGCTCGCGCGCGCGACCGATGCGCCCGGCGGCGGCTTCCACTGGGGCCCCGAGGCCCACCACGCCAAGCTCCCGCGCGGCCGCCGCGTGAAGGTCGACCAGGTCACCACGCTCGAGTCGATCCTCTACGGCCCGGCGCCCGTCGCCGACGGCACCGCGAACCTGATCGGGGCGCTGAGGAAATCCATGGCGACGACCGGCTACTCCGACCTCAAGGAGTTCCAGCGCGTGGAGGTCGTCGTCGCGCCCTACCCGCAGTGA
- a CDS encoding TetR/AcrR family transcriptional regulator has translation MPTPERTTLPAIVASARELLERRGPAGVTMQAVAERVGVRAPSLYKRVRDRDELLRLVAENAASDLSRRFAATDGSVTELAHAYRAFARANPMSFRLLLDSESAGAFRDVADPILEATRSLDAARVVTAWATGFLTMELAGAFRLGGDLDEAYAYGLDTIVAGLRRPV, from the coding sequence ATGCCCACGCCCGAGCGCACCACCCTCCCCGCGATCGTCGCCTCGGCACGCGAGTTGCTCGAGCGGCGCGGCCCCGCGGGGGTGACGATGCAGGCGGTGGCCGAACGCGTCGGCGTTCGCGCACCCTCGCTGTACAAGCGGGTCCGCGACCGCGATGAGCTTCTGCGTCTCGTGGCCGAGAACGCGGCATCCGATCTCTCCCGCCGCTTCGCCGCGACCGACGGAAGCGTAACGGAGCTCGCCCACGCGTACCGGGCCTTCGCGCGCGCGAATCCGATGAGCTTTCGTCTGCTGCTCGATTCGGAGTCGGCGGGGGCGTTCCGCGACGTCGCCGACCCCATTCTCGAGGCGACGAGGAGTCTCGACGCCGCGCGCGTGGTCACCGCGTGGGCGACGGGGTTCCTCACCATGGAGCTGGCCGGCGCCTTCCGCCTGGGCGGCGATCTCGACGAGGCCTACGCGTACGGGCTCGACACCATCGTCGCGGGCCTTCGGAGGCCGGTCTGA
- a CDS encoding SDR family NAD(P)-dependent oxidoreductase, with translation MTTSSSLPTLPRDERLAGRTAIVTGSSSGIGEAIAHVLAASGAHVVVHGRSAERAEVVAVAITERGGRASVVTGDLAESPDAARDFAARAAEAVGGRVDILVNNAGIFPVGPTADLPDEDVAALLATNIRVPHDLVGALAPAMAERGAGAVVNITSWMANVGTPAVGLYPATKAALDHLTKAWAAEYGPRGVRVNAVAPGATLTPGNAAAAEILEAMTAGSPAGKPGRPIDIAFAVRYLASDEAAYLHGATIDVDGGIVAARV, from the coding sequence ATGACCACTTCCTCCTCCCTTCCCACCCTCCCGCGCGACGAGCGGCTCGCCGGCCGAACGGCGATCGTGACCGGATCCTCGAGCGGGATCGGTGAGGCGATCGCCCACGTCCTGGCCGCTTCCGGAGCCCACGTCGTCGTCCACGGCCGGAGCGCCGAGCGCGCTGAGGTCGTCGCCGTCGCCATCACCGAGCGCGGCGGGCGGGCGAGCGTCGTCACCGGCGACCTCGCCGAGAGTCCCGACGCCGCGCGGGATTTCGCCGCGCGCGCCGCCGAAGCGGTGGGCGGTCGCGTGGACATCCTGGTCAACAATGCGGGGATCTTCCCCGTCGGCCCGACGGCAGATCTTCCCGATGAGGATGTCGCCGCACTCCTCGCCACCAACATCCGCGTTCCCCACGATCTCGTCGGGGCTCTCGCTCCGGCCATGGCCGAGCGCGGTGCGGGCGCGGTCGTGAACATCACCTCGTGGATGGCGAACGTGGGGACGCCGGCCGTGGGCCTGTACCCGGCGACGAAGGCCGCCCTCGACCACCTGACCAAGGCGTGGGCGGCGGAGTACGGCCCGCGCGGCGTGCGCGTCAACGCCGTCGCCCCCGGCGCGACCCTGACTCCCGGCAACGCCGCCGCCGCCGAGATCCTCGAGGCCATGACCGCCGGCTCGCCGGCGGGCAAGCCGGGCCGACCGATCGACATCGCGTTCGCCGTCCGCTATCTCGCCTCGGACGAGGCGGCGTATCTGCACGGTGCGACGATCGACGTCGACGGGGGCATCGTCGCCGCCCGCGTCTGA
- a CDS encoding glycosyltransferase, with amino-acid sequence MTVFPDAEYVILSSRLIPDRDGGYTLATLARARQMAAAGVHGGRGPLLLTVDPGTPEEHARHRAVFDGRDLIVGVDRMRNLFDEAIGADGGAAAWLREAARPGDPDPALQYRPVPAERPALSLPVIPDDPDWHITTAPIAVHGTDGRVRGILSGFGALYRAWLEHVTAGLRADDPTRPVIVVCESRQLGELLAGWDDPDVRLLHSIHTVHMEPPYTPDAETNALWERWFSVAERFDAVLWPTAAQRDAIQERFGASDVHIVVPNGVPAASAVAPLAGRDANQVVMLNRLAFQKRVDHAVRAFAGVIRVLPDARLDIFGDGPLRAEVQALIDELGVGSHVVLRGPTDDPGRVLDQAAVFLSTSRHEGQGLSLAEALVRGCPVVAYDAPFGPAEALAGGGGLLVPNGDIEAMTQALVRVLTDLDLRHRLSVEAVEAARRIEPEHVMSALAGAVRDVLAKPSRRSALS; translated from the coding sequence ATGACCGTCTTCCCCGACGCCGAGTACGTCATCCTCTCCAGCCGTCTGATCCCCGACCGGGACGGCGGATACACCCTCGCCACGCTCGCGCGGGCGCGCCAGATGGCAGCCGCCGGCGTGCACGGTGGGCGTGGGCCCCTTCTCCTCACCGTCGACCCCGGCACGCCCGAGGAGCATGCCCGCCACCGCGCCGTCTTCGACGGGCGCGACCTCATCGTCGGTGTCGACCGCATGCGGAACCTCTTCGACGAGGCGATCGGAGCGGATGGCGGTGCCGCCGCGTGGCTGCGGGAGGCAGCCCGCCCCGGTGACCCCGACCCGGCGCTGCAGTATCGCCCGGTGCCGGCTGAGCGCCCGGCGCTGTCGCTGCCGGTCATCCCCGACGATCCCGACTGGCACATCACGACGGCCCCGATCGCCGTGCACGGCACCGACGGGCGGGTGCGCGGCATCCTCTCCGGGTTCGGCGCGCTCTACCGCGCATGGCTGGAACACGTGACGGCGGGGCTCCGAGCGGATGACCCGACGCGGCCGGTGATCGTCGTGTGCGAGTCGCGGCAGCTCGGCGAGCTTCTCGCCGGGTGGGACGACCCCGATGTGCGGCTGCTGCACTCGATCCACACGGTGCACATGGAGCCGCCCTACACCCCCGACGCCGAGACGAACGCCCTGTGGGAGCGGTGGTTCAGCGTCGCCGAGCGGTTCGATGCGGTGCTCTGGCCGACCGCGGCGCAGCGTGACGCGATCCAGGAGCGCTTCGGCGCTTCGGACGTCCACATCGTCGTGCCGAACGGCGTGCCCGCCGCTTCGGCCGTCGCGCCGCTCGCCGGCCGCGACGCGAACCAGGTCGTCATGCTCAATCGGCTGGCGTTCCAGAAGCGGGTCGACCACGCCGTGCGGGCGTTCGCGGGCGTCATCCGGGTGCTTCCCGACGCGCGACTCGACATCTTCGGCGACGGGCCGCTGCGCGCAGAGGTGCAGGCGCTCATCGACGAGCTGGGCGTCGGGTCGCACGTGGTGCTGCGTGGACCGACGGATGACCCGGGACGCGTGCTCGACCAGGCCGCCGTCTTCCTCTCCACCTCCCGGCACGAGGGGCAGGGTCTCTCCCTGGCGGAGGCCCTGGTGCGCGGATGCCCGGTCGTGGCCTATGACGCGCCCTTCGGTCCAGCCGAAGCGCTCGCCGGCGGTGGGGGACTGCTCGTACCGAACGGCGACATCGAAGCGATGACGCAGGCACTCGTGCGGGTGCTCACCGACCTCGACCTGCGGCACCGGCTCTCCGTCGAGGCGGTGGAGGCGGCGCGTCGCATCGAGCCCGAGCACGTGATGTCGGCGCTCGCCGGTGCGGTGCGCGACGTGCTGGCCAAGCCCTCGCGGCGCTCTGCCCTGAGCTGA
- a CDS encoding MBL fold metallo-hydrolase encodes MRLAPQLHRIGNDIVAAYLVETADGITLIDAGLPGHWRDLLRELRAMGRELGDIRGVILTHGDSDHLGFAERLRREHGVPVYIHAADAERAKGGPKPPTAMGRKRLAALVGFFVYAARKGGARTRHLTEVVEIGDGQVLPLPGDPQIVALPGHSPGSVAVYVPAVRAAFVGDALTTRSVLTGEVGPQPAPFTDEPAEALASLDRLAGLDVEWILPGHGAPWRGRPADAVAAVRAAAAQMGAG; translated from the coding sequence ATGCGACTCGCCCCCCAGCTCCACCGCATCGGCAACGACATCGTCGCGGCGTACCTCGTCGAGACCGCCGATGGCATCACCCTCATCGACGCCGGACTCCCCGGGCACTGGCGAGACCTTCTTCGCGAGCTGCGGGCGATGGGACGCGAGCTCGGCGACATCCGGGGGGTCATCCTCACGCACGGCGACAGCGACCACCTCGGCTTCGCCGAGCGCCTACGACGCGAGCACGGCGTGCCGGTCTACATCCACGCCGCCGACGCCGAGCGGGCCAAGGGCGGCCCGAAGCCTCCGACGGCGATGGGCCGCAAGCGGCTGGCCGCGCTCGTCGGGTTCTTCGTCTACGCCGCGCGCAAGGGCGGGGCACGCACCCGGCACCTGACCGAGGTCGTCGAGATCGGAGACGGGCAGGTGCTGCCCCTCCCCGGCGATCCGCAGATCGTCGCACTCCCCGGCCACTCGCCCGGAAGCGTCGCGGTGTACGTCCCCGCGGTGCGGGCGGCGTTCGTCGGAGACGCCCTCACAACCCGCTCGGTGCTCACCGGCGAGGTCGGACCGCAGCCGGCCCCCTTCACCGACGAGCCGGCCGAGGCGCTCGCTTCGCTCGACCGGCTCGCCGGGCTCGACGTCGAGTGGATCCTCCCCGGCCACGGTGCGCCCTGGCGGGGGCGCCCGGCCGACGCCGTGGCGGCGGTGCGGGCGGCCGCTGCGCAGATGGGTGCGGGCTGA
- a CDS encoding ClpP family protease, whose translation MSDTPRPPAFGLETRRELFHHRVLVLDGALDDDNGTLLTTQLLTLAAEDEAADIALWIHSPGGSVPAMLAIRDVMRLIPNDVATLALGMAASAGQFLLSAGTQGKRRALPHARVLMHQGSAGIGGSAVEVEMQADDLRHTRDTVLALIADDTGQPVARIFNDSLHDRWYTAAEAQAYGFIDGIVDRFDQVVPRRRRPAGLGARATEVGA comes from the coding sequence ATGTCAGACACACCCCGCCCTCCGGCGTTCGGCCTCGAGACCCGACGCGAACTGTTCCATCACCGGGTGCTCGTGCTCGACGGCGCGCTGGACGACGACAACGGCACCCTCCTCACCACCCAGCTGCTGACGCTGGCGGCCGAGGACGAGGCCGCCGACATCGCCCTGTGGATCCATTCGCCCGGCGGATCGGTGCCGGCGATGCTCGCCATCCGCGACGTGATGCGGTTGATCCCCAACGACGTCGCGACCCTCGCCCTCGGCATGGCCGCGAGCGCCGGCCAGTTCCTGCTGTCGGCCGGGACGCAGGGCAAGCGTCGAGCCCTCCCGCACGCGCGGGTGCTCATGCACCAGGGTTCGGCCGGCATCGGCGGATCGGCGGTCGAGGTGGAGATGCAGGCCGACGACCTCCGCCACACGCGCGACACCGTCCTCGCACTCATCGCCGACGACACCGGGCAGCCCGTGGCGCGGATCTTCAACGACTCCCTCCACGACCGCTGGTACACCGCCGCCGAGGCGCAGGCCTACGGCTTCATCGACGGGATCGTCGACCGGTTCGACCAGGTCGTGCCGCGCCGGCGGCGGCCGGCCGGTCTCGGCGCCCGCGCGACGGAGGTGGGGGCGTGA
- a CDS encoding AraC family transcriptional regulator translates to MDTRISALLERAAEKARRHGGDTARAEALGVTLGRTTAPTPMLFVRYPPCLAMVLHGRKQSLDADGAGAEWGPEHFLITPVNLPVIARVIEIGPAGDFLSLNWRLDPTIVSEVAAHLPRAATSAPSPRLGTMTAGIADAVDRLLGLLDTPEDAPVLLPLISRELTLRLLQSDQAPRLHAAAEHAHADSVSTAIDHFAADLARPWTVDDAAALCHVSPATLTRRFREITGLTPMRYLKRLRLGEARRVMLTEGRSASQAAFAVGYLSAAHFSRDYRAAYRLPPTRDTQRASGG, encoded by the coding sequence ATGGATACCCGCATCTCCGCGCTCCTCGAGCGCGCGGCCGAGAAGGCTCGCCGCCACGGCGGCGACACCGCTCGCGCGGAGGCGCTGGGGGTCACGCTCGGGCGCACCACCGCGCCGACGCCGATGCTGTTCGTGCGCTACCCGCCGTGCCTGGCGATGGTGCTTCACGGCCGCAAGCAGTCGCTCGACGCCGATGGTGCGGGAGCGGAGTGGGGACCGGAGCATTTCCTCATCACGCCGGTGAATCTGCCGGTGATCGCCCGGGTGATCGAGATCGGCCCTGCCGGCGACTTCCTCTCGCTGAACTGGCGGCTCGACCCGACCATCGTCAGCGAAGTCGCCGCGCACCTGCCGAGAGCCGCGACGAGTGCACCGTCCCCGCGCCTGGGAACGATGACGGCGGGCATCGCCGACGCGGTCGATCGTCTCCTCGGTCTCCTCGACACCCCCGAGGACGCGCCGGTCCTGCTTCCGCTGATCAGTCGCGAACTCACCCTCCGTCTGCTGCAGAGCGATCAAGCACCCCGTCTGCACGCCGCAGCCGAGCATGCGCACGCCGATTCGGTCAGCACGGCGATCGACCACTTCGCCGCCGATCTCGCACGCCCGTGGACGGTCGACGACGCCGCGGCCCTCTGCCATGTCAGTCCCGCGACCTTGACGCGGCGATTCCGCGAGATCACGGGTCTGACCCCGATGCGCTACCTGAAGCGTCTCCGCCTGGGCGAGGCTCGCCGTGTCATGCTCACCGAGGGGCGGTCGGCGTCACAGGCGGCATTCGCCGTCGGCTACCTCAGCGCCGCCCACTTCTCGCGCGACTACCGCGCGGCGTATCGGCTGCCGCCGACGAGAGACACGCAGCGCGCGTCAGGCGGATGA
- the guaA gene encoding glutamine-hydrolyzing GMP synthase, with protein sequence MTEQTETSQRPVLVVDFGAQYAQLIARRVREAGVYSEIVPHTATPDEIAARQPVGIILSGGPSSVYEDGAPALDPGVLELGVPTLGICYGFQAMAKALGGEVAHTGLREYGATDATIVTEGTLLEGQPAEQNVWMSHGDQVAKAPEGFDVLARTAATPVAAFANDARRLYGVQWHPEVKHTDHGQAVLENFLHKAAGLPADWNSGNVIAEQVEKIRAQVGDARVISALSGGVDSAVSTALVHRAVGDQLTAIFVDHGLLRKGEREQVENDYVASTGVRLVTVDAREQFLAALEGVSDPEQKRKIIGREFIRAFEAAERDLVAEAAADGEPIRFLVQGTLYPDVVESGGGTGAANIKSHHNVGGLPEDLQFELVEPLRTLFKDEVRAIGRELGLPEAIVARQPFPGPGLGIRIVGEVTADRLEILRDADAIARAELTKAGLDGEIWQCPVVLLADVRSVGVQGDGRTYGHPIVLRPVSSEDAMTADWTRLPYDVLSKISNRITNEVREVNRVVLDVTSKPPGTIEWE encoded by the coding sequence GTGACCGAACAGACCGAGACGTCACAGCGTCCCGTCCTCGTCGTCGACTTCGGCGCGCAGTACGCCCAGCTGATCGCCCGGCGGGTGCGCGAGGCCGGGGTGTACAGCGAGATCGTCCCGCACACGGCCACCCCGGATGAGATCGCCGCGCGTCAGCCCGTCGGCATCATCCTCTCGGGCGGACCGTCGTCGGTCTACGAGGACGGCGCGCCGGCCCTCGACCCGGGCGTACTCGAACTCGGAGTGCCGACCCTCGGCATCTGCTACGGCTTCCAGGCCATGGCCAAGGCCCTCGGCGGGGAGGTGGCTCACACCGGCCTGCGCGAGTACGGCGCCACCGACGCCACGATCGTGACCGAGGGAACGCTCCTGGAGGGTCAGCCCGCCGAGCAGAACGTCTGGATGAGCCACGGCGACCAGGTCGCGAAGGCCCCCGAGGGCTTCGACGTGCTCGCCCGCACCGCCGCGACCCCGGTGGCGGCCTTCGCGAACGATGCCCGTCGCCTGTACGGCGTGCAGTGGCATCCCGAGGTCAAGCACACCGATCACGGTCAGGCGGTGCTCGAGAACTTCCTGCACAAGGCTGCGGGTCTTCCTGCCGACTGGAACAGCGGAAACGTGATCGCCGAGCAGGTCGAGAAGATCCGCGCCCAGGTCGGCGACGCCCGCGTCATCTCGGCGCTCTCGGGCGGCGTGGACTCCGCGGTCTCGACCGCGCTCGTCCACCGCGCGGTCGGCGACCAGCTCACGGCGATCTTCGTCGACCACGGGCTGCTGCGGAAGGGCGAGCGCGAGCAGGTCGAGAACGACTACGTCGCCTCCACCGGCGTGCGCCTGGTCACCGTCGACGCGCGCGAGCAGTTCCTCGCTGCGCTCGAGGGGGTCTCCGATCCGGAGCAGAAGCGCAAGATCATCGGGCGCGAGTTCATCCGCGCGTTCGAGGCCGCCGAGCGCGACCTCGTCGCCGAGGCCGCCGCCGACGGCGAGCCGATCCGATTCCTGGTCCAGGGGACGCTGTACCCCGACGTGGTGGAATCCGGGGGCGGCACGGGGGCGGCCAACATCAAGTCGCACCACAACGTCGGCGGTCTTCCCGAAGACCTCCAGTTCGAGCTCGTCGAACCGCTGCGCACCCTCTTCAAGGACGAGGTCCGCGCCATCGGTCGCGAGCTCGGTCTCCCCGAGGCGATCGTCGCGCGCCAGCCCTTTCCGGGCCCCGGCCTCGGCATCCGGATCGTGGGTGAGGTCACCGCTGACCGTCTCGAGATTCTGCGTGATGCCGACGCGATCGCGCGAGCCGAGCTGACGAAGGCAGGCCTCGACGGCGAGATCTGGCAGTGCCCCGTCGTGCTCCTGGCCGATGTGCGCTCGGTCGGCGTGCAGGGTGATGGCCGCACCTACGGTCATCCGATCGTCCTCCGCCCGGTCTCTTCGGAAGATGCCATGACGGCGGACTGGACGCGCCTGCCCTACGACGTGCTGTCGAAGATCTCCAACCGCATCACCAACGAGGTCCGCGAGGTGAACCGGGTGGTCCTCGATGTCACGTCCAAGCCCCCGGGCACCATCGAGTGGGAGTGA
- a CDS encoding ClpP family protease has product MSGYTIPNVVAQHPRGDRIMDVYSHLLAERVVYLGTAIDAGVANALIAQLLHLDADSPERDIQLYINCEGGDPAAMLAIYDTMQHVRPDVVTTVVGQAIGVGAVLLATGAAGKRAVLPHARVVLHQPAGQGRGAIPDLILQADELVRVRGEVEEILARHTGVDAAKLRVDTDRDRVFTAVAAVEYGLADTVLTRA; this is encoded by the coding sequence GTGAGCGGGTACACGATCCCGAACGTGGTGGCGCAGCATCCCCGGGGCGATCGCATCATGGATGTCTACTCGCATCTTCTCGCAGAACGCGTGGTCTACCTCGGCACCGCCATCGACGCAGGCGTCGCGAACGCCCTCATCGCCCAGCTGCTGCACCTGGACGCCGACAGTCCCGAGCGCGACATCCAGCTCTACATCAACTGCGAGGGGGGTGACCCCGCGGCGATGCTCGCGATCTACGACACGATGCAGCACGTACGGCCGGATGTCGTGACGACCGTCGTCGGACAGGCGATCGGCGTCGGGGCGGTCCTGCTGGCGACCGGTGCCGCGGGCAAGCGCGCCGTGCTGCCGCACGCGCGCGTGGTGCTGCACCAGCCGGCGGGGCAGGGGCGCGGAGCGATCCCCGACCTCATCCTGCAGGCCGACGAACTGGTGCGGGTGCGGGGCGAAGTGGAGGAGATCCTCGCGCGGCACACCGGTGTCGACGCGGCGAAACTGCGCGTCGACACCGACCGCGACCGGGTCTTCACCGCCGTCGCGGCCGTGGAGTACGGCCTCGCCGACACCGTGCTCACCCGGGCTTAG
- a CDS encoding DUF3817 domain-containing protein, which translates to MPRAPKLASFPAIRGALTFYQICSIITGVGLLLLVAEMILKYTPLHLELFAGGSGGFLWFAPVIAGADCQWWSLFLPATNSCEMISTGDGFNISLFILVAHGWFYVVYLFACFRIWSLMRWPFLRFITLALGGVVPLLSFFMEARVAREVRRYLAEREAAAAASASSTVPASEGTR; encoded by the coding sequence ATGCCGCGTGCCCCGAAACTCGCCTCATTTCCGGCGATCCGCGGAGCGCTGACCTTCTACCAGATCTGCTCGATCATCACCGGTGTGGGCCTGCTCCTCCTCGTGGCGGAGATGATCCTGAAGTACACCCCGCTGCACCTTGAGCTGTTCGCGGGAGGGTCCGGGGGGTTCCTCTGGTTCGCGCCCGTCATCGCCGGCGCCGACTGCCAGTGGTGGTCGTTGTTCCTACCCGCGACGAACAGCTGCGAGATGATCTCCACGGGCGACGGGTTCAACATCTCGCTGTTCATCCTCGTCGCGCACGGCTGGTTCTACGTCGTGTACCTCTTCGCGTGCTTCCGCATCTGGAGCCTCATGCGCTGGCCCTTCCTGCGGTTCATCACCCTCGCCCTCGGCGGCGTCGTGCCGCTGCTGTCGTTCTTCATGGAGGCGCGGGTGGCCCGTGAGGTCCGTCGCTACCTCGCCGAGCGCGAGGCCGCTGCCGCGGCATCCGCCTCATCCACCGTCCCCGCTTCGGAAGGCACCCGGTGA
- a CDS encoding SURF1 family cytochrome oxidase biogenesis protein, producing the protein MTQPAPLPPPAPTQEFPPTLREVLIRPQWIALLALSLVVAGLFAWLGQWQLGRAIDTAPLPPGATEQVRPLAEVSEPGEYLPEPFVGQRVAVSGTWVPGDFIVVSSRFNDGVEGFWVTGQLRVADTAVPTSIAVAVGWAPTQDAAEAAVERLNADADAGGAAVAIEGRLISDEGAVPPPSGADPQTLIRMSPAALLSRWSDTAGLEVYRSYIVAEVPQGGLDEIVSAPPEAGSAVNWLNVFYAAEWVIFAGFAFYLWYRLAKDAWEKEVEDLEDARAASSA; encoded by the coding sequence ATGACCCAGCCCGCCCCACTGCCCCCGCCGGCTCCGACGCAGGAGTTCCCGCCGACGCTCCGCGAGGTGCTGATCCGGCCGCAGTGGATCGCCCTCCTCGCGCTCTCCCTGGTCGTCGCGGGCCTGTTCGCCTGGCTCGGCCAGTGGCAGCTCGGGCGGGCGATCGACACCGCGCCGCTTCCGCCGGGGGCGACCGAACAGGTGCGCCCGCTCGCCGAGGTGAGCGAGCCCGGTGAGTATCTTCCCGAGCCGTTCGTCGGGCAGCGCGTGGCGGTGAGCGGCACCTGGGTGCCCGGTGACTTCATCGTCGTCTCCTCCCGGTTCAACGACGGAGTCGAGGGCTTCTGGGTCACCGGCCAGCTGCGCGTGGCCGACACGGCCGTCCCCACCTCGATCGCCGTCGCGGTGGGATGGGCGCCGACACAGGATGCCGCGGAGGCGGCGGTCGAGCGGTTGAACGCCGACGCCGACGCGGGGGGTGCCGCGGTCGCGATCGAGGGGCGGCTCATCTCCGACGAGGGCGCGGTGCCGCCGCCGTCGGGTGCGGATCCGCAGACCCTGATCCGGATGTCGCCGGCCGCCCTGCTCTCGCGATGGAGTGACACGGCGGGGTTGGAGGTCTACCGGTCGTACATCGTCGCCGAGGTTCCCCAAGGGGGTCTCGACGAGATCGTCTCGGCACCGCCGGAGGCGGGCTCGGCGGTGAACTGGCTGAACGTCTTCTACGCCGCCGAGTGGGTCATCTTCGCCGGCTTCGCGTTCTACCTCTGGTACCGCCTGGCCAAGGACGCCTGGGAGAAAGAGGTCGAAGACCTCGAAGACGCCCGCGCCGCGTCATCCGCCTGA